A stretch of Gambusia affinis linkage group LG10, SWU_Gaff_1.0, whole genome shotgun sequence DNA encodes these proteins:
- the LOC122838333 gene encoding uncharacterized protein LOC122838333, with the protein MPKYKSSVRCKTKKIKITRKTIGGRAKYSYIPSHAGSSDTNTVFPSSHDICTENSKEEGTAYTRAKRKELTLWDTLKDQVLEESYKSSAPFSDMCSVCKKPGVYRCLECSRSSVFCKDCVYTVHINSLHLPEKWNKTCYEAAFQQLVLHLSGDHSTHDVYSRDVKTFVNTGHLINCTVSFCKCEPEVCTLLKYGLWPASPEKPQAAFSMALLELFVHLSLECQVSVEGFINTLRWKNNLTVMEVNMLYRALVGESISQFRHYHFRRRSLVGLCDQFDDGTVCPACIKTDGTVIVALDANFGLVRKKSSGSSITEPLQGNRMFVRDEDVEEYVGSNPDNCQPTES; encoded by the exons ATGCCTAAATATAAGAGCAGTGTCCGTTGtaagaccaaaaaaataaaaataactcgGAAAACCATCGGTGGTCGGGCGAAATATTCCTACATTCCCTCACATGCAGGCTCATCTGACACCAACACTGTTTTTCCCTCATCACATGATATTTGTACTGAAAACTCAAAGGAAGAAGGGACCGCGTATACTAGGGCAAAAAGGAAGGAGCTGACTCTATGGGATACACTAAAAGATCAGGTCTTGGAAGAGTCCTATAAGTCCTCCGCTCCTTTCTCTGACATGTGCTCGGTGTGCAAGAAACCTGGAGTATACCGCTGTCTGGAATGCAGCAGAAGCAGTGTTTTTTGCAAAGATTGTGTCTACACAGTACACATAAATTCTTTGCACCTCCCTGAAAAGTGGAAT AAAACCTGCTATGAGGCTGCTTTCCAGCAGTTGGTGTTGCATTTAAGTGGAGATCACAGTACCCATGATGTTTACTCCAGAGATGTAAAGACTTTTGTCAACACAG gTCATCTCATTAATTGCACAGTTTCTTTCTGTAAATGCGAACCTGAGGTCTGCACTCTTCTGAAATATGGCCTTTGGCCTGCTTCACCGGAGAAGCCACAGGCTGCTTTTTCAATGGCTCTTCTTGAGCTATTTGTTCATCTTTCTTTGGAGTGCCAGGTCTCTGTAGAGGGATTCATCAACACCTTACGGTGGAAAAACAATCTTACTGTTATGGAG GTTAATATGCTGTACAGAGCCCTAGTAGGAGAGTCTATTTCCCAGTTTCGCCATTATCACTTCCGACGAAGGTCACTAGTTGGCCTTTGTGACCAATTTGATGATGGCACAGTGTGCCCAGCATGCATAAAG ACTGATGGCACTGTAATTGTGGCTTTGGATGCCAACTTTGGCCTCGTACGAAAAAAGAGCTCTGGAAGTAGTATCACTGAGCCATTGCAGGGTAACAGAATGTTTGTCAGGGATGAAGATGTTGAAGAGTATGTCGGGTCAAATCCTGACAACTGTCAACCAACAGAG AGTTAA
- the LOC122838336 gene encoding ras-related protein Rab-11B-like: MGTRDDEYDYLFKVVLIGDSGVGKSNLLSRFTRNEFNLESKSTIGVEFATRSIQVDGKMIKAQIWDTAGQERYRAITSAYYRGAVGALLVYDIAKHLTYENVERWLKELRDHADNNIVIMLVGNKSDLRHLRAVPTDEARAFAEKNTLSFIETSALDSTNVEEAFKNILTEIYRIVSQRQISDRSAHDDSPGNNVVDISVPPTMDGQRGNKLPCCQSL; encoded by the exons TGGTTCTAATCGGAGACTCTGGCGTGGGGAAGAGCAACCTGCTGTCCCGTTTCACACGAAACGAGTTCAACCTGGAGAGCAAAAGCACCATCGGGGTGGAGTTCGCCACCCGCAGCATCCAGGTGGACGGAAAGATGATAAAGGCTCAAATTTGGGACACAGCGGGACAGGAGCGCTACAGAGCAATCACCTCAGC CTACTACCGGGGCGCGGTCGGAGCGCTGCTAGTGTACGACATCGCCAAGCACCTGACGTACGAGAACGTGGAGCGCTggctgaaggagctgagggacCACGCCGACAACAACATCGTCATCATGCTGGTGGGGAACAAGAGCGACCTCCGCCACCTCAGGGCCGTGCCCACCGATGAGGCCCGGGCCTTCGCGG AGAAGAACACTCTGTCATTTATTGAAACGTCAGCCCTGGACTCCACTAATGTAGAAGAAGCATTCAAGAATATTCTCACAG AAATCTACCGGATTGTATCTCAGAGGCAAATATCAGACAGATCTGCGCACGACGATTCTCCAGGCAACAACGTCGTGGACATCAGTGTCCCTCCAACCATGGACGGGCAGAGGGGGAACAAACTGCCCTGCTGTCAAAGCCTGTGA
- the march2 gene encoding E3 ubiquitin-protein ligase MARCHF2 — translation MTTGGCCHLPGSLCDCSGTGAMWKIVEEAGGEGCQALYVTQVTALDGRLLSSVLKPMSVQSDGPICRICHEGGSSEGLLSPCDCTGTLGTVHKSCLEKWLSSSNTSYCELCHTEFSIERRPKPLKEWLQDPGPRNEKRTLFCDMVCFLFITPLAAISGWLCLRGAQDHLRMGSWLQAVGLIALTIALFTIYVLWTLVSFRYHCQLYSEWRRTNQKVRLLIPEARESSSSQHSLLSNKLKKSASESIV, via the exons ATGACGACAGGCGGGTGCTGCCACCTGCCCGGCTCCCTGTGCGACTGTTCCGGCACGGGGGCCATGTGGAAGATTGTCGAGGAGGCGGGCGGCGAAGGATGCCAGGCCCTCTACGTCACTCAGGTCACAGCGCTGGACGGGCGGCTGCTGTCCTCCGTGCTCAAACCCATGAGCGTGCAAAG CGACGGTCCCATCTGCCGCATTTGCCACGAGGGGGGCAGCAGCGAGGGTCTCCTGTCCCCGTGTGACTGCACGGGCACGCTGGGCACCGTGCACAAGAGCTGCCTGGAGAAGTGGCTGTCGTCGTCCAACACCAGCTACTGCGAGCTCTGTCACACAGAGTTCAGCATCGAGAGGCGACCCAAGCCGCTCAAAGAG TGGCTGCAGGACCCCGGCCCTCGTAACGAGAAGCGGACGCTGTTCTGCGACATGGTGTGCTTCCTCTTCATCACGCCGCTGGCGGCGATCTCCGGCTGGCTGTGCCTGAGGGGGGCTCAGGACCACCTTCGCATGGGCAGCTGGCTGCAGGCCGTGGGCCTCATCGCGCTCACCATCGCCCTCTTCACCATCTACGTCCTCTGGACCCTG GTCTCTTTCCGCTACCACTGTCAGCTCTACTCCGAGTGGAGGAGAACAAATCAGAAAGTGCGTCTTCTCATCCCAGAAGCCAGGGAGTCCAGCTCTTCCCAGCATTCCTTGCTCTCTAACAAACTGAAGAAGTCTGCCAGTGAGAGTATAGTATGA